Proteins from a genomic interval of Euwallacea fornicatus isolate EFF26 chromosome 1, ASM4011564v1, whole genome shotgun sequence:
- the LOC136350880 gene encoding uncharacterized protein — MVKTRELSAGTRANVILLRNQGNSYRKIANYLQLNFSTVRYIIKRYEERGTTENKIRKGRSRKLNLRTQRKLKNEVLKNPTISASTLANMVRTSTGVQVSERTIRNSLNSEGLYGRVPRRKQYVSVANRKKCLTRARSICLVQMVGKQSGENPMKI; from the exons ATGGTGAAAACAAGAGAACTAAGTGCTGGTACAAGAGCAAACGTGATTTTACTTAGAAATCAGGGAAATTCTTATCGGAAAATTGCTAACTACCTTCAGTTAAACTTTTCCACTGTCCGATACATTATCAAAAGATATGAGGAGCGAGGTACAACCGAAAATAAGATTCGCAAAGGACGTTCACGGAAGCTTAATTTGAGAACACAGAGGAAACTAAAAAATGAAGTTCTCAAAAATCCTACCATAAGCGCATCAACTTTAGCAAATATGGTCCGAACTAGTACTGGAGTCCAGGTTAGTGAAAGAACCATAAGAAATTCTTTGAATTCGGAAGGCCTCTATGGTAGAGTTCCTCGGAGAAAACAATACGTCAGTGTAGCAAACAGGAAAAAGTGCCTG ACCAGAGCAAGATCAATTTGTTTGGTTCAGATGGTAGGAAAACAATCTGGCGAAAACCCAATGAagatttaa